The Gemmatimonadota bacterium genomic sequence CGACTTGATGGCGTCCGCGTTGGTGCAGACCCTCGTTGGGACTCGGGTGTGCGCGGTGGCGCTGATCGAGTGCGTGTTCATTCCCAAGCCTGCAGCGGGGTCCGCTGCGTGAGTCGCCTGAGCTTTGACGGACGAGCGGTCGTGCTCACCGGTGCGTCACGCGGTATCGGCCTGTCGATCGCCCGCGAGTTGGCGCGGCGTGGCGCACACCTCGCCCTGGTGGCCCGGCAGTCCGAGGGGTTGGAACTCTGCGCACGCCTGGTGCGGGAGGAGGTGCCTGGGTGCCACACCCTCGTGCTTCCGGCGGATGTCAGCAACCCGGCCGCCATTCATGAGGTCGTCCAGCGGGCCGCGCAGCATTTCGGCGGGCTCGGGGGCGTCGTGTGCAATGCCGGGCTCGCCCACCCCGGGTACTTCGAGCAATTGCCGGCGGATGTTTTTGAGCGTTTGTGCGCCGTGAACTACCTGGGTGCGGTCCACACCGTGCGTGCAGCACTCCCCCATATCCAGCGCGAAGGGTTCATTGCCCTGACATCTTCCGTCCTTGGGTACATGGGGGCCTTCGGCCATACAGCGTATGCCGGCACCAAGTTCGCGCTGGTTGGTTTTGCCGAGTGCCTGCGACAGGAACTGCTGCAGCGTGAGATCCACGTGGCCGTCCTGTGTCCTCCCGACACTGATACGCCCGGCTTTGCGGTGGAGCGCGCGATGACACCGCCGGAGACCGCCGCGTTGTCGGCAAACGCCGGGCTGATGCGCGCGGACGATGTGGCGCGCCGGTTCGTGCGGGCGCTCGAGCGCCGGTCATTCTTGATCAACGTGAACCTCAGTACCGCGGTGTTCCACCGCGCCCATCGCTGGTTTCCCTCCCTCACCAGGGCGGTCATGGATCGGATGGTCCTCGCCGCCCAGCAACGCTCCTCGCGAGGTCGCGCATGAACCTCCAGTCGCGCATCGATCGCTTTCTGGCCACGCACCAGGTCGCCGAGATCTACGCCCGGCGCGTGAACCACTTCTATACGAAGTACCTCACGAGCCTCGGGCTGGCCGATGTGGTCTTCACCGATCACGACACCCACCATTTGGTGGACCGGGACGGCAACCGCTACCTCGACCTCGTCGCCGGATACGGGGCGTGCTACTGGGGCCGCGCGGAGTTCGTACGCGATGCGGCACGCCAGGCACTGGAACTGCGCATGCCATCCCTGGTGCAGTTCAGCCATTCGGTCCTGGGCGCGATGCTCGCGGAGGCGCTGGTTTCCTACGCGGGTGGGGACTTTGACCGCGTGTTCTTCACCAACGGGGGCGCAGAGAGCACCGACTACGCCCTCAAGATGGCGCGCATGGTGACGGGTCGGTCGCGCATGGTCTGCTTTACCATGGGCTACCATGGACTCACGCTGGGCGCGCTCGGGGTGAATGGGTCCGTCAAACACCAGAAGATGTTTGGCGTGGACGGCCCCGCGCTTGTGTTGCCCTTGAACGACGCGGAGGCGCTGACCGAAGCCTTTCGCCGCCACGGGCGCGAAATCGCTGGCGTCATCGTGGAGCCCGTCGTGGCTCGCACAGGCGAGGTGGCCTCCGCCGAGTTCATGCGATTGGCCCGGGCGCTCTGCGACCAGTATGGGAGCCTGTTGATCTGCGACGAGATCAAGACGGGGTTCGGGCGGACGGGGAAGCCGTTCTGCTACCAGTGGTCTGGCGTCGTGCCGGACATCATCACCGTCGCCAAGGGCCTGAGCGGTGGCGTGAGCGCCGTCGGGGCCGTGCTCTCCAGGGAACACGTCTACCGCAAGGTGTTCGACTCCATCGAGAAGATCGCGGTGTACTCCTCGACCTTCAAGGAAAACCACGTTGCCATGGCCGTCGGCCTCGCCGTGCTCGACGCCTTCGACCGCCAGCCGGGGATCTACGAACACGTCAAGGGCGCGGAGTCGCTGGTGCGGCAGCAACTGGCGACGGCCGAGGGATCGCCGGTGAGCTACACGATCGGTGGCCGCGGGCTCGTGCTCACCATCGGGGCGTCCAGCGCTGTGCGCACGAACCTGGTCCGCGCCCTGGTGGACAAGGTCGAGGGCGATGCGATCCCAGGGATCCTCTGCCGTCGGTTGTTTGCCGAGCATCGTATTCTGGTCTCTCTGCCCAATCGCTTTGGGGCGAGCGTGGCCCTGATCCCGGCGCTCGATCTTCCCCATGCGGAGCTGGGGCACTTCACCACGGCGTTACGGGTGGTGGCCGGGGAGATGGCGACGGAGTCGAACTGGCGCACGTTGCGGGAAGTGGTCGCTGACGCACGGGCCGTGTTGTGAACACAACGGCCGACGTGGTGGTGGTGGGGTCGGGGGCCGGGGGGGGGCGCGTCGCGTTGGATCTCACCCGTGCGGGGGCGCGCGTGGTGGTCCTCGAGGCCGGGCCGCGCTGGGATGCACACCAGCTGCCGCTGCCCGAGGTGGAGATGCTGGCGCGCATGTACTGGAACGCTGGACTGGAGCTGAGCACGGATGCCTCGATCATCTTCACCCGGGGCAGGGGGGTCGGTGGCAGCACGATCGTGAATCAGGCCCTGCTCGACCAGTTTGATGAGGCGGTGTTCGCGCGATGGCGCGCCGCCTCGGGTGTCCCGCTGTTCACGGAAGACCAGATGGCGCCCTGGTACGCGCATGCCTTGCGCGACCTCCAGGTCGCCACGATCGGTCCGGCGCGCTTCAACGCTAACTCGGCGCAGGTGGCGCGCGCGTTCAGCCAGCATGGCATCGCCTGGCACGGACTGCAGCGCGGTGAGGGACCGGAATGCCACACGGCAGACTGCATGCGCTGCCTCGGCGGATGTCCACACGAGTCCAAGCAGTCCAGCGCCGTGACCACCCTGCGTGAGGCGAGCCGACGCGGGGCGGTGGTGCACGCCGGGTGGACGGTGCGGCGGCTGGTGGAACGCGCGTCACGCGTCGAGATCGAGGCGGTCGGACCGGAAGGGCCCCAGACCTGGCAGGCGGGCCTCGTGGTCTTGGCGGCTGGATCGTTAGGCACGCCGCAGGTCCTGTTGCGGTCCGGCTGGAAGCGCGACCTGCCGCGGTTGGGCGAGGGGTTCACCTGCCATCCGCAGTTCCTCAGCGGGGCCGTCCTCCCCGTCCGTGTGGATGCCCACCGGGGAGCGTTCCAGGGCGTGGCGTCGTCCGATCCCCGCTACCTCGCGCGCGGCTACAAGTTCGAGTCCAACTTCGTCCCGCCCATCGTCTTTCACACCCTGTTCCAACAGCGGCCCGGACACGACCTCTCCGAGCGCTATCGCCGAATGGTGGGAGTGGAGATCTGCCTGCGTGACCTGGCCCCGGGGCGCCTGCGCCTCGATCGGGGTGGCCGACTGCGGGTGGAGCGCACGCTGTCCGCGGAGGAGCGTGGGCGCTGGCAGGAGGCGACCGGCGTTCTGCGGGAATGCTACAAACAGTTGGGCGCGACCGAGATGATGTTCAGCCCCAAGGCCTTTTCCGTGCACCCCATGGGCGGCTGCGCCATGGGGGTCGATCCGGGGCGCGGGGTGGTCGACCCGGGCTTCCGCGTCTTTGGCCATCCGCGCGTGGCGGTGTGTGACGGGAGCCTCTTCCCTGAAGCGCCGGGGCGCAACCCGTCCCTGACGATCATGGCGCTGGCCGGGGCGGCAGCTGACCAACTACGGAAGGCTGCATGACGCGATGGGAGCGCCGCGCCCTCGAACGCGCGGGCGAGTGCTGGTATCCCGGTAACGGACAATACCCGTCCTTTCGCACGCTGGGATGTGCCGAGGCCGCTGACGCAGTCCTGTCGCACGCCAGCGCATCGGACCGTCGGGCGCTCGGGTGGTTGCTCGCCACGTTAGGCCTGGTCCCGATGCCGCTCCTGCGGTCCCTGATGACCGCCGCGGCGACCAGTGCTACGCACCGGGGACCGCTCGGCGGCGTGCTGCGCGAGCTGGACTACGGCCTTAACGGACTGGTCACCACCCTCTACTTCTCCGGCTACCACGGGGCGACCTACGTCGGCCGCACCCCGGTCCAGGTCATGCTCGGGGATGGGCCCACGGAGCCGTGGCAGGTACCGAAGCTGCACCGAGTCTCCGAGTGATGCGAGCGCGCCGACATACCCGGTC encodes the following:
- a CDS encoding SDR family NAD(P)-dependent oxidoreductase, with amino-acid sequence MSRLSFDGRAVVLTGASRGIGLSIARELARRGAHLALVARQSEGLELCARLVREEVPGCHTLVLPADVSNPAAIHEVVQRAAQHFGGLGGVVCNAGLAHPGYFEQLPADVFERLCAVNYLGAVHTVRAALPHIQREGFIALTSSVLGYMGAFGHTAYAGTKFALVGFAECLRQELLQREIHVAVLCPPDTDTPGFAVERAMTPPETAALSANAGLMRADDVARRFVRALERRSFLINVNLSTAVFHRAHRWFPSLTRAVMDRMVLAAQQRSSRGRA
- a CDS encoding aspartate aminotransferase family protein — its product is MNLQSRIDRFLATHQVAEIYARRVNHFYTKYLTSLGLADVVFTDHDTHHLVDRDGNRYLDLVAGYGACYWGRAEFVRDAARQALELRMPSLVQFSHSVLGAMLAEALVSYAGGDFDRVFFTNGGAESTDYALKMARMVTGRSRMVCFTMGYHGLTLGALGVNGSVKHQKMFGVDGPALVLPLNDAEALTEAFRRHGREIAGVIVEPVVARTGEVASAEFMRLARALCDQYGSLLICDEIKTGFGRTGKPFCYQWSGVVPDIITVAKGLSGGVSAVGAVLSREHVYRKVFDSIEKIAVYSSTFKENHVAMAVGLAVLDAFDRQPGIYEHVKGAESLVRQQLATAEGSPVSYTIGGRGLVLTIGASSAVRTNLVRALVDKVEGDAIPGILCRRLFAEHRILVSLPNRFGASVALIPALDLPHAELGHFTTALRVVAGEMATESNWRTLREVVADARAVL
- a CDS encoding GMC family oxidoreductase: MNTTADVVVVGSGAGGGRVALDLTRAGARVVVLEAGPRWDAHQLPLPEVEMLARMYWNAGLELSTDASIIFTRGRGVGGSTIVNQALLDQFDEAVFARWRAASGVPLFTEDQMAPWYAHALRDLQVATIGPARFNANSAQVARAFSQHGIAWHGLQRGEGPECHTADCMRCLGGCPHESKQSSAVTTLREASRRGAVVHAGWTVRRLVERASRVEIEAVGPEGPQTWQAGLVVLAAGSLGTPQVLLRSGWKRDLPRLGEGFTCHPQFLSGAVLPVRVDAHRGAFQGVASSDPRYLARGYKFESNFVPPIVFHTLFQQRPGHDLSERYRRMVGVEICLRDLAPGRLRLDRGGRLRVERTLSAEERGRWQEATGVLRECYKQLGATEMMFSPKAFSVHPMGGCAMGVDPGRGVVDPGFRVFGHPRVAVCDGSLFPEAPGRNPSLTIMALAGAAADQLRKAA